A window of the Lactuca sativa cultivar Salinas chromosome 7, Lsat_Salinas_v11, whole genome shotgun sequence genome harbors these coding sequences:
- the LOC111895655 gene encoding uncharacterized protein LOC111895655, whose translation MSFPSRAKIHPLEQEHLKFMKQVKDIPINTPFIESLSQVPKYAKFLQDLGDTRQQLEKNSKVILSEQSSKVILGELPKKMGDPGCLILPCEFGNKMKTYALADFGASINLMPYSFCQKLNLPKLKVTRMTIHMDNNSMAHPRGIVVDILVKIGKFVFSN comes from the coding sequence ATGTCATTTCCTTCTCGAGCTAAGATTCATCCATTAGAGCAGGAACATTTAAAGTTTATGAAGCAAGTGAAGGATATTCCTATAAACACTCCTTTTATTGAATCATTGTCCCAAGTTCCTAAATATGCTAAGTTTTTGCAAGACTTAGGCGATACGCGCCAACAACTAGAGAAGAATTCCAAGGTGATTCTTAGTGAGCAAAGTTCTAAAGTGATATTGGGAGAATTACCAAAGAAAATGGGAGATCCTGGATGCCTCATTCTCccgtgtgaatttggaaataaaatGAAGACTTATGCTTTAGCTGATTTTGGAGCAAGCATAAATTTAATGCCTTATTCGTTCTGTCAAAAGCTAAATCTTCCAAAGTTAAAGGTTACTAGAATGACGATTCACATGGATAATAATTCAATGGCTCATCCTCGAGGCATAGTTGTGGATATATTGGTCAAAATTGGGAAATTTGTTTTTTCCAATTGA